A genomic segment from Mus musculus strain C57BL/6J chromosome 13, GRCm38.p6 C57BL/6J encodes:
- the H3c7 gene encoding histone H3.2 has protein sequence MARTKQTARKSTGGKAPRKQLATKAARKSAPATGGVKKPHRYRPGTVALREIRRYQKSTELLIRKLPFQRLVREIAQDFKTDLRFQSSAVMALQEASEAYLVGLFEDTNLCAIHAKRVTIMPKDIQLARRIRGERA, from the coding sequence ATGGCTCGTACTAAGCAGACCGCTCGCAAGTCCACTGGCGGCAAGGCCCCGCGCAAGCAGCTGGCCACCAAGGCCGCCCGCAAGAGCGCCCCGGCCACCGGCGGCGTGAAGAAACCTCACCGCTACCGTCCCGGCACCGTGGCGCTGCGCGAGATCCGGCGCTACCAGAAGTCGACCGAGCTGCTGATCCGCAAGCTGCCGTTCCAGCGCCTGGTGCGCGAGATCGCGCAGGACTTCAAGACCGACCTGCGCTTCCAGAGCTCGGCCGTCATGGCTCTGCAGGAGGCGAGCGAGGCCTACCTTGTGGGTCTGTTTGAGGACACCAACCTGTGCGCCATCCACGCCAAGCGTGTCACCATCATGCCCAAGGACATCCAGCTGGCCCGCCGTATCCGCGGCGAGCGGGCTTAA
- the H3c8 gene encoding histone H3.1 — MARTKQTARKSTGGKAPRKQLATKAARKSAPATGGVKKPHRYRPGTVALREIRRYQKSTELLIRKLPFQRLVREIAQDFKTDLRFQSSAVMALQEACEAYLVGLFEDTNLCAIHAKRVTIMPKDIQLARRIRGERA, encoded by the coding sequence ATGGCTCGTACTAAGCAGACCGCTCGCAAGTCTACCGGCGGCAAGGCCCCGCGCAAGCAGCTGGCCACCAAGGCCGCCCGCAAGAGCGCCCCGGCCACCGGCGGCGTGAAGAAGCCTCACCGCTACCGTCCCGGCACTGTGGCGCTGCGCGAGATCCGGCGCTACCAGAAGTCGACCGAGCTGCTGATCCGCAAGCTGCCGTTCCAGCGCCTGGTGCGCGAGATCGCGCAGGACTTCAAGACCGACCTGCGCTTCCAGAGCTCGGCCGTCATGGCTCTGCAGGAGGCCTGTGAGGCCTACCTCGTGGGTCTGTTTGAGGACACCAACCTGTGCGCCATCCACGCCAAGCGTGTCACCATCATGCCCAAGGACATCCAGCTGGCCCGTCGCATCCGCGGGGAGAGGGCTTAA
- the H2bc9 gene encoding histone H2B type 1-H, which yields MPEPAKSAPAPKKGSKKALTKAQKKDGKKRKRSRKESYSVYVYKVLKQVHPDTGISSKAMGIMNSFVNDIFERIAGEASRLAHYNKRSTITSREIQTAVRLLLPGELAKHAVSEGTKAVTKYTSSK from the coding sequence ATGCCTGAGCCCGCCAAGTCCGCTCCTGCCCCGAAGAAGGGCTCCAAGAAGGCCCTGACCAAGGCCCAGAAGAAGGACGGCAAGAAGCGCAAGCGCAGCCGCAAGGAGAGCTACTCGGTGTACGTGTACAAGGTGCTGAAGCAAGTGCACCCCGACACCGGCATCTCCTCCAAAGCCATGGGCATCATGAACTCGTTCGTGAACGACATCTTCGAGCGCATCGCGGGCGAGGCGTCCCGCCTGGCGCATTACAACAAGCGCTCGACCATCACGTCCCGGGAGATCCAGACGGCCGTGCGCCTGCTGCTGCCCGGGGAGCTGGCCAAGCACGCCGTGTCGGAGGGCACCAAGGCTGTCACCAAGTACACCAGCTCCAAGTGA
- the H4c8 gene encoding histone H4 — protein MSGRGKGGKGLGKGGAKRHRKVLRDNIQGITKPAIRRLARRGGVKRISGLIYEETRGVLKVFLENVIRDAVTYTEHAKRKTVTAMDVVYALKRQGRTLYGFGG, from the coding sequence ATGTCTGGTCGTGGCAAGGGCGGTAAAGGTCTTGGCAAAGGCGGCGCCAAGCGCCACCGCAAAGTGCTGCGTGACAACATCCAGGGCATCACGAAGCCCGCCATCCGCCGCCTGGCCCGGCGCGGGGGAGTGAAGCGCATCTCCGGCCTCATCTACGAGGAGACCCGCGGTGTGCTGAAGGTGTTCCTGGAGAACGTGATCCGCGACGCCGTCACCTACACGGAGCACGCCAAGCGCAAGACCGTCACCGCCATGGACGTGGTCTACGCGCTCAAGCGCCAGGGCCGCACCCTCTACGGATTCGGCGGTTAA
- the H2ac10 gene encoding histone H2A type 1-F — MSGRGKQGGKARAKAKTRSSRAGLQFPVGRVHRLLRKGNYSERVGAGAPVYLAAVLEYLTAEILELAGNAARDNKKTRIIPRHLQLAIRNDEELNKLLGRVTIAQGGVLPNIQAVLLPKKTESHHKPKGK, encoded by the coding sequence ATGTCTGGACGCGGCAAACAGGGTGGCAAGGCTCGCGCCAAGGCCAAGACCCGCTCCTCCCGGGCCGGCCTGCAGTTCCCCGTGGGCCGCGTGCACCGGCTGCTCCGCAAGGGCAACTACTCGGAGCGCGTGGGCGCCGGCGCCCCGGTGTACCTGGCGGCCGTGCTGGAGTACCTGACGGCCGAGATCCTGGAGCTGGCGGGCAACGCGGCCCGCGACAACAAGAAGACGCGCATCATCCCGCGCCACCTGCAGCTGGCCATCCGCAACGACGAGGAGCTCAACAAGCTGTTGGGCCGCGTGACCATCGCGCAGGGCGGCGTCCTGCCCAACATCCAGGCCGTGCTGCTGCCCAAGAAGACCGAGAGCCACCATAAGCCCAAGGGAAAGTAA